A genome region from Microcella alkaliphila includes the following:
- the uvrC gene encoding excinuclease ABC subunit UvrC codes for MVSRDDWRPRRGEIPTAPGVYRFRDEAGRVLYVGKAKNLRARLTNYFQPLHSLHERTRRMVTTARGVEWTIVGTELEALQLEYTWIKEFAPPFNIKFRDDKTYPYLAITLGDAVPRVMVTRTRGIRGARYFGPYTKVWAVRETVDTMLKAFPMRSCSDSVYRRAESTNRPCLLGDIGKCAAPCVGRISKSEHKSIALDFASFMAGNDVSYVRGLKKKMSEAAAEFDYETAARIRDQIGALETALEKSTVVLAEDVDADVFGIAHDQLSAAVQLFTVRGGRIRGVRGWVVDTELDVSLGDLVDTALQNAYDELVPAREIIVPALPDDAAALQQVLGDRRRAAGERGGVQVRTAVRGDKAALAETVRQNAHGALVQYTTRRAGDFTARSQALADIQEVLGLAEAPLRLECFDVSHFGGKGQVASMVVFEDGLPKKDQYRRFAIEDARDDTDAIYQVLRRRLAYLTDEAEDPDAPPPTGTRAAFHYRPGLLVIDGGEPQVNAAARALADAGVTDIAVCGIAKRLEEVWLPGEGYPVILPRASDALFLLQRLRDEAHRFALRYQRTTRKRDIRTQLADVPGLGPARIQKLLTHFGSVTRLRAADEAELTAVDGIGPALASEIRRALGA; via the coding sequence GTGGTCTCGCGCGACGACTGGCGGCCGCGGCGAGGCGAGATCCCGACTGCGCCCGGCGTCTACCGCTTCCGTGACGAGGCGGGGCGCGTGCTCTACGTCGGAAAGGCCAAGAACCTTCGCGCCCGGCTCACGAACTACTTCCAGCCCCTGCACTCCCTGCACGAGCGCACGCGCCGCATGGTTACGACCGCCCGCGGAGTCGAGTGGACGATCGTCGGAACCGAACTCGAGGCACTGCAGCTCGAATACACCTGGATCAAAGAGTTCGCGCCCCCGTTCAACATCAAGTTTCGCGACGACAAGACGTACCCCTACCTCGCCATCACCCTGGGGGATGCGGTGCCCCGCGTCATGGTCACCCGCACGCGCGGCATCCGCGGCGCCCGCTACTTCGGCCCGTACACGAAGGTCTGGGCGGTCCGCGAGACGGTCGACACGATGCTCAAGGCGTTTCCCATGCGCTCCTGCTCCGACTCCGTGTACCGGCGGGCCGAGAGCACCAACCGTCCGTGCCTGCTCGGAGACATCGGTAAGTGCGCGGCGCCCTGTGTCGGACGGATATCGAAGTCGGAGCACAAGTCGATCGCGCTCGACTTCGCGAGCTTCATGGCCGGCAACGACGTCTCCTACGTGCGCGGTCTCAAGAAGAAGATGAGCGAGGCGGCCGCCGAGTTCGACTATGAGACGGCCGCGCGCATCCGCGACCAAATCGGGGCGCTCGAGACGGCGCTCGAGAAGAGCACCGTCGTTCTCGCGGAGGACGTCGACGCCGATGTGTTCGGCATCGCCCACGACCAACTGTCGGCCGCTGTGCAACTGTTCACCGTCCGAGGGGGCCGCATTCGCGGCGTGCGCGGGTGGGTGGTCGACACCGAGCTGGACGTGTCTCTCGGCGACCTCGTCGACACGGCCCTGCAGAACGCCTACGACGAGCTCGTACCGGCCCGCGAGATTATCGTGCCCGCCCTGCCCGACGACGCGGCCGCGTTGCAGCAGGTGCTCGGCGACCGTCGACGCGCGGCGGGCGAGCGCGGGGGCGTGCAGGTGCGCACTGCCGTGCGCGGCGACAAGGCCGCGCTCGCCGAGACCGTCCGCCAGAACGCCCACGGGGCGCTCGTGCAGTATACGACGCGGCGCGCCGGCGACTTCACCGCCCGGTCGCAAGCACTCGCCGACATTCAGGAGGTGCTCGGCCTCGCCGAGGCCCCCCTCCGGCTCGAGTGCTTCGACGTGTCACACTTTGGCGGGAAAGGCCAGGTCGCGTCGATGGTCGTCTTCGAAGACGGCCTGCCGAAGAAAGACCAGTACCGGCGCTTCGCCATCGAGGATGCGCGCGACGACACCGACGCGATCTACCAGGTGCTGCGTCGCCGGCTCGCCTACCTGACCGACGAGGCCGAGGATCCCGATGCTCCGCCGCCCACCGGCACACGGGCGGCCTTCCACTACCGGCCGGGCCTGCTCGTGATCGACGGCGGCGAGCCGCAGGTGAACGCCGCGGCACGGGCGTTGGCCGACGCCGGAGTCACCGACATCGCGGTCTGCGGCATCGCGAAGCGGCTGGAAGAGGTGTGGCTACCGGGGGAGGGGTACCCCGTCATCTTGCCCCGTGCATCCGACGCGCTGTTCCTGCTGCAGCGCCTGCGTGACGAGGCGCACCGGTTCGCACTGCGGTACCAGCGCACGACGCGCAAGCGAGATATTCGCACCCAGCTGGCCGACGTGCCGGGGCTTGGGCCCGCCCGCATTCAGAAGTTGCTGACGCACTTCGGCTCGGTGACCCGGTTGCGCGCGGCCGACGAGGCCGAGCTGACCGCGGTCGACGGCATCGGGCCGGCGCTGGCGAGCGAGATTCGCCGGGCGCTCGGCGCGTGA
- the rapZ gene encoding RNase adapter RapZ, which produces MTDTPAHDVLIVTGMSGAGRSTVANALEDLGWYVVDNLPPQMLRPLVDLAVHPGSQLPSLAAVVDVRGGKLFADLVDIVHELRARTNLRVVFLEATDDALVRRFEQVRRPHPLQEDGTLLDGIARERTRMLEVRELSDIVIDTTSFNIHQLATTVSDIFAPQDTADVKVTIESFGFKYGTPTDADVIADARFLPNPFWQPELRGSTGLDEPVRDYVLAQEGADDFLEGLVAMLKPVLAGYARENKRHATFAIGCTGGKHRSVAMVEQLAARLRAIPSIAVTVKHRDLGRE; this is translated from the coding sequence ATGACCGATACTCCCGCGCACGATGTTCTGATCGTCACCGGCATGTCGGGGGCGGGCCGCTCGACGGTCGCGAACGCCCTCGAAGACCTGGGCTGGTACGTCGTCGACAACCTTCCCCCGCAGATGCTGCGTCCGCTCGTCGACCTTGCCGTACACCCCGGAAGTCAGCTGCCCTCGCTCGCGGCCGTGGTCGACGTGCGCGGTGGCAAGCTGTTCGCCGACCTCGTCGACATCGTGCACGAGTTGCGCGCGCGCACGAACCTGCGCGTCGTGTTCCTCGAGGCGACCGACGATGCCCTCGTGCGCCGTTTTGAGCAGGTCCGCCGCCCTCACCCGCTTCAAGAGGACGGCACGCTCCTCGACGGAATCGCGCGCGAACGAACCAGGATGCTCGAGGTGCGCGAGCTCAGCGACATCGTTATCGACACCACCAGCTTCAACATTCACCAGCTCGCGACGACCGTGTCCGACATTTTCGCGCCGCAGGACACCGCCGATGTCAAGGTCACGATCGAGAGCTTCGGCTTCAAGTACGGCACCCCGACGGACGCCGATGTCATCGCTGACGCCCGGTTCCTTCCGAACCCGTTCTGGCAGCCCGAATTGCGCGGCTCGACGGGACTCGACGAGCCCGTCCGCGACTACGTTCTCGCCCAAGAAGGCGCCGACGACTTCCTTGAGGGTCTCGTCGCGATGCTGAAGCCGGTCCTTGCCGGCTACGCACGCGAGAATAAGCGCCACGCGACGTTCGCGATCGGCTGCACGGGCGGCAAGCATCGCTCGGTCGCGATGGTGGAGCAGTTGGCTGCTCGTCTGCGCGCCATCCCGTCGATCGCGGTCACGGTGAAACATCGCGACCTCGGACGCGAGTAG
- the whiA gene encoding DNA-binding protein WhiA, translating to MALTADVKEELARLAATKTTVRAAELATILRFAGGLHMISGRIAVEVELDSPNVARRVRRDIAELYGMRSDGAILSPGGARKNPAYVVRVVDGGETLARQTGLLDARRRPVRGLPNKLTTGGPEQLAAIWRGAFLAHGQLTDPGRSAALEVSCPGNESAMALVGAAGRLGIPAKAREVRGVHRVVIRDGEKISDMLRLMGADETVGAWEEMRQRREVRATANRLVNFDDANLRRSAQAAVAACSRVERALEILADDVPEHLRYAGELRLAHRDASLDELGHHADPPMTKDAVAGRIRRLLAMADKRAEQLGVPGTEANLPEGLDAD from the coding sequence GTGGCACTGACCGCCGACGTCAAAGAGGAGCTGGCTCGACTGGCAGCGACGAAGACGACGGTGCGGGCGGCAGAACTCGCCACGATCCTCCGCTTCGCCGGCGGCCTGCACATGATCTCGGGCCGCATCGCGGTCGAGGTCGAGCTCGACTCGCCGAACGTGGCCCGCCGGGTTCGCCGCGACATCGCCGAGCTGTACGGCATGCGCAGCGACGGTGCCATCCTGTCGCCCGGGGGCGCCCGCAAGAACCCCGCGTACGTGGTACGCGTCGTTGACGGCGGCGAGACGCTCGCCCGGCAGACCGGCCTTCTGGATGCACGCCGGCGTCCGGTCCGCGGCCTGCCGAACAAGCTCACGACGGGCGGCCCCGAGCAGTTGGCCGCCATCTGGCGCGGAGCGTTCCTGGCGCACGGCCAGCTCACCGACCCCGGTCGCTCGGCGGCCCTCGAAGTCAGCTGTCCCGGCAACGAGTCAGCGATGGCTCTGGTGGGCGCCGCGGGTCGACTCGGTATCCCCGCGAAGGCACGTGAGGTGCGCGGCGTCCACCGCGTGGTGATTCGCGACGGCGAGAAGATCAGCGACATGCTGCGTTTGATGGGTGCGGACGAAACCGTCGGGGCGTGGGAAGAGATGCGTCAGCGCCGCGAGGTGCGCGCCACCGCGAATCGACTGGTCAACTTCGACGACGCGAACCTCCGCCGCTCGGCGCAGGCTGCGGTCGCGGCGTGCTCGCGCGTCGAGCGCGCACTGGAGATCCTCGCCGACGACGTCCCCGAGCACCTCCGCTACGCCGGCGAGCTGCGGCTCGCCCATCGCGACGCGAGCCTCGACGAACTGGGTCATCACGCCGACCCGCCCATGACCAAGGACGCTGTCGCCGGGCGCATCCGCCGCCTCCTGGCCATGGCCGACAAGCGTGCCGAACAGCTCGGCGTGCCAGGCACCGAGGCGAACCTGCCCGAGGGCCTCGACGCCGACTGA
- a CDS encoding superoxide dismutase, protein MTTYSLPDLGYDYGALEPHISGRIMELHHSKHHAAYVAGANAALDGMAAARESGDFANINRLEKDLAFHLGGHVNHSIFWTNLSPEGGDKPTGELAAAIDEFFGSFDKFVAHFTAASMGIQGSGWGVLSWDPIGRRLVIQQLFDQQGNTAQTTVPLLQLDMWEHAFYLDYVNVKADYVKAFWNIVNWQNVADRFAAARSTTDGLLLLS, encoded by the coding sequence ATGACCACCTACAGCCTTCCCGATTTGGGCTACGACTACGGTGCACTTGAGCCGCACATCAGCGGCCGCATCATGGAGCTGCACCACTCGAAGCACCACGCCGCTTATGTGGCCGGCGCGAACGCCGCACTCGACGGCATGGCCGCCGCGCGCGAGTCGGGCGACTTCGCCAACATCAACCGCCTCGAGAAGGACCTCGCCTTCCACCTCGGCGGGCACGTCAACCACTCCATCTTCTGGACCAACCTGTCGCCCGAGGGCGGCGACAAGCCGACCGGTGAGCTCGCGGCCGCCATCGACGAGTTCTTCGGCTCGTTCGACAAGTTCGTCGCGCACTTCACGGCGGCGTCGATGGGAATCCAGGGCTCCGGCTGGGGCGTCCTCTCGTGGGACCCGATCGGTCGCCGACTCGTGATTCAGCAGCTGTTCGACCAGCAGGGCAACACCGCACAGACCACCGTGCCGTTGTTGCAGCTCGACATGTGGGAGCACGCGTTCTATCTCGACTATGTGAACGTGAAGGCCGACTACGTCAAGGCATTCTGGAACATCGTCAATTGGCAGAACGTGGCCGATCGCTTTGCCGCGGCCCGGTCGACGACGGACGGCCTCCTGCTACTGTCGTAA
- the gap gene encoding type I glyceraldehyde-3-phosphate dehydrogenase codes for MSVKIGINGFGRIGRNYFRAALAQGSNLEIVAVNDLTDTTALAHLLKYDSITGRLDAEVSVDGDTIVVNGKPITVLADRDPANLPWGELGVDIVIESTGFFTKAEAAKKHLDAGAKKVIISAPASGEDATFVVGVNHEDYDPENHHIISNASCTTNCLAPLAKVFNDEFGIERGLMTTVHAYTADQNLQDGPHSDLRRARAAALNIVPTSTGAAKAIGLVLPELKGKLDGFALRVPVPTGSITDLTVEASREVSADEILAAYKAAAEGPMKGILKYTEDPIVSSDIVTDPHSSIFDAGLLRVNGNQVKLSSWYDNEWGYSNRLVDLAEYVAERL; via the coding sequence GTGAGCGTGAAGATCGGTATTAACGGTTTTGGCCGCATCGGCCGCAACTACTTCCGGGCGGCTCTCGCCCAGGGCAGCAACCTTGAGATCGTTGCCGTCAACGACCTGACGGACACGACGGCGCTCGCGCACCTCCTCAAGTACGACTCGATCACCGGGCGCCTCGACGCCGAGGTCAGCGTTGACGGGGACACCATCGTGGTCAACGGCAAGCCGATCACCGTGCTCGCCGACCGCGACCCCGCGAACCTCCCGTGGGGCGAGCTGGGCGTCGACATCGTCATCGAGTCGACCGGCTTCTTCACGAAGGCCGAGGCTGCCAAGAAGCACCTCGATGCTGGCGCGAAGAAGGTCATCATCTCAGCCCCGGCCAGTGGCGAAGACGCCACGTTCGTTGTCGGTGTGAACCACGAAGACTACGACCCCGAGAACCACCACATCATCTCCAACGCGTCCTGCACGACGAACTGCCTCGCACCGCTCGCCAAGGTGTTCAATGACGAGTTCGGCATCGAGCGTGGCCTCATGACGACGGTGCACGCGTACACCGCCGACCAGAACCTCCAGGACGGCCCGCACAGCGACCTGCGTCGCGCCCGTGCCGCGGCCCTTAACATCGTTCCGACCTCGACCGGTGCAGCCAAGGCCATCGGCCTCGTGCTCCCCGAGCTGAAGGGCAAGCTCGACGGCTTCGCGCTGCGCGTGCCGGTTCCGACGGGCTCGATCACCGACCTCACGGTCGAGGCGAGCCGCGAGGTGTCGGCCGACGAGATCCTCGCCGCGTACAAGGCCGCCGCTGAGGGTCCCATGAAGGGCATCCTCAAGTACACGGAGGACCCCATCGTCTCGAGCGACATCGTGACCGACCCGCACTCGTCGATCTTCGATGCGGGCCTGCTTCGGGTCAACGGCAACCAGGTCAAGCTGTCGTCGTGGTACGACAACGAGTGGGGCTACTCGAACCGCCTCGTCGACCTCGCCGAGTACGTCGCCGAGCGCCTCTAG
- a CDS encoding phosphoglycerate kinase encodes MALRTIESLGDLAGKRVILRCDLNVPLADGQVTDDGRIRASLPTINALVHRGAKVIVISHLGRPDGSPDARYSLRPAAQRLSELLGAPVTFATDTVGDAAREAVDGLADGAVAVLENLRFSADETSKNPDDRARFAARLAELGDVMVSDGFGVVHRKQASVYELAEALPSAAGSLIATELDVLDRLTESPERPYTVVLGGSKVSDKLGVIAHLLPRVDRLLIGGGMLFTFLKAQGMSIGASLLEDDQLETVRGYLADAEKRGVEIVLPTDVVVADRFAADAEHSVLAADRLEDGPVGAAGIGLDIGPETAQRFAELIASSRTVFWNGPMGVFEFPAFAAGTQAVAAALTRLDGLGVVGGGDSAAAVRALGFRDDQFGHVSTGGGASLEFLEGKALPGLEVLGW; translated from the coding sequence GTGGCTCTGCGCACCATCGAATCCCTCGGCGACCTCGCCGGCAAGCGCGTCATTCTGCGCTGCGACCTGAACGTGCCGTTGGCAGACGGTCAGGTCACCGACGACGGCCGCATCCGAGCATCCTTGCCGACCATCAACGCGCTCGTGCACCGCGGCGCGAAGGTGATCGTGATCTCCCACCTGGGTCGCCCCGACGGCTCACCCGACGCTCGGTACAGCCTGCGCCCGGCGGCACAGCGACTGAGCGAGCTTCTCGGTGCGCCCGTCACCTTCGCGACCGACACGGTCGGTGACGCGGCCCGGGAGGCCGTGGACGGCCTTGCCGACGGGGCGGTGGCCGTACTCGAGAACCTGCGATTCTCGGCGGACGAGACCAGCAAAAACCCGGATGATCGTGCTCGGTTCGCCGCGCGCCTAGCCGAATTGGGCGATGTGATGGTGTCCGACGGCTTCGGCGTCGTGCACCGCAAGCAGGCGAGCGTCTACGAACTCGCCGAAGCTCTGCCGAGCGCAGCGGGTTCGCTCATCGCGACGGAGCTCGACGTGCTCGACCGACTCACCGAGAGTCCCGAGCGGCCGTACACGGTCGTGCTCGGAGGCTCGAAGGTGTCCGACAAGCTGGGCGTGATCGCTCACCTGCTGCCTCGCGTTGATCGCCTCCTCATCGGCGGCGGCATGCTGTTCACGTTCCTCAAGGCACAGGGCATGTCGATCGGTGCGAGTCTGCTCGAAGACGACCAGCTCGAGACGGTGCGCGGCTACCTGGCCGACGCCGAGAAGCGCGGCGTGGAGATCGTGCTGCCGACCGACGTGGTCGTGGCTGACCGTTTCGCCGCCGACGCCGAGCACAGCGTGCTCGCGGCTGACCGACTGGAAGATGGACCAGTTGGCGCTGCCGGCATCGGGCTCGACATCGGACCCGAGACGGCGCAGCGATTCGCCGAGCTCATCGCTTCGTCGCGGACCGTGTTCTGGAACGGCCCCATGGGCGTGTTCGAGTTCCCGGCGTTCGCGGCCGGAACCCAGGCGGTTGCCGCCGCCCTCACCCGCCTCGACGGGCTCGGCGTAGTCGGAGGGGGCGACTCTGCCGCCGCCGTGCGCGCGCTCGGCTTCCGCGACGACCAGTTCGGCCACGTGTCGACCGGTGGTGGCGCGAGCCTCGAGTTCCTCGAGGGCAAAGCACTTCCCGGACTGGAGGTCCTCGGATGGTAG
- the tpiA gene encoding triose-phosphate isomerase, which yields MVDTRIPLIAGNWKMNLDHLQAIATVQKLAWTLRDKGHPFSEVEVAVFPPFTDLRSVQTLVGADSLDVRYGAQDLSEHDSGAYTGEVSGQFLAKLGCHYVIVGHSERRQYHSEDDQVVARKTAAAVKHGVVPVVCVGETAEDLETHGASAVPVSQLTAVLDSVDAGSDIVVAYEPVWAIGSGQAATPEQAQQVCGALRATIAEKWGEDAAAATRILYGGSVKSGNIAGFMAQKDVDGALVGGASLDVDEFAAIARFRNHVGTA from the coding sequence ATGGTAGACACACGCATCCCGCTGATTGCGGGGAACTGGAAGATGAACCTCGACCACCTGCAGGCGATCGCGACCGTGCAGAAGCTGGCGTGGACGCTTCGTGACAAGGGTCACCCGTTCAGCGAGGTCGAGGTCGCGGTGTTCCCGCCCTTCACCGATCTGCGCAGCGTGCAGACGCTCGTCGGCGCGGACTCGCTCGATGTTCGCTACGGCGCGCAAGACCTCTCGGAGCACGACTCGGGTGCCTACACGGGCGAGGTCTCGGGTCAGTTCCTGGCGAAGCTCGGCTGCCACTACGTGATCGTCGGCCACTCCGAGCGTCGCCAGTATCACTCCGAAGACGACCAGGTCGTGGCGCGCAAGACCGCCGCGGCCGTCAAGCACGGCGTGGTTCCGGTGGTGTGCGTCGGCGAAACGGCGGAAGACCTGGAGACTCACGGAGCGTCGGCCGTCCCGGTGTCGCAACTGACCGCGGTGCTCGACTCCGTGGACGCCGGTTCCGACATCGTCGTGGCCTACGAGCCCGTCTGGGCAATCGGCAGCGGTCAGGCCGCCACCCCGGAGCAGGCTCAGCAGGTCTGCGGAGCGCTGCGGGCGACCATCGCCGAGAAGTGGGGCGAGGACGCGGCCGCGGCCACGCGCATCCTGTACGGCGGCAGCGTGAAGTCGGGCAACATTGCCGGCTTCATGGCACAGAAGGATGTCGACGGCGCCCTGGTGGGCGGGGCAAGCCTCGATGTGGACGAGTTCGCGGCGATCGCGCGCTTCCGCAACCACGTCGGCACCGCCTAA
- the secG gene encoding preprotein translocase subunit SecG, whose translation MQILQVVLQVLLGITSLLLTLMILLHRGRGGGLSDMFGGGVTSNLGASGVAERNLNRITILLALVWVSTIVILGLITRFTGL comes from the coding sequence GTGCAAATCCTTCAGGTCGTGCTCCAGGTCCTCCTGGGCATCACCAGCCTGCTGCTCACCCTCATGATCCTGCTGCACCGCGGTCGCGGCGGCGGGCTGTCTGACATGTTTGGCGGCGGCGTGACCTCGAACCTCGGGGCGTCGGGTGTGGCCGAACGCAACTTGAACCGCATCACGATCCTGCTCGCGCTGGTCTGGGTGTCGACGATCGTGATCCTCGGGCTCATCACCCGGTTCACCGGACTGTAA
- a CDS encoding RNA polymerase-binding protein RbpA has protein sequence MVSGGSAIRGSRVGSGPMGEQDRGIHAERVAVSYWDALGNETVRYFAANLPDEEIPDVIDSPQSGLPAGRDKDNPPALLKNEPYKTHLAYVKERRTEEEAAQILDEALQKLRERRGTAKASS, from the coding sequence ATGGTGTCAGGAGGAAGCGCGATCCGCGGATCCCGCGTCGGTTCCGGCCCGATGGGCGAACAAGACCGCGGAATTCACGCCGAGCGGGTCGCGGTGTCGTACTGGGACGCCCTCGGCAACGAAACGGTTCGCTACTTCGCCGCGAACCTGCCCGACGAGGAGATCCCCGACGTTATCGACTCGCCGCAGTCGGGTCTGCCCGCCGGTCGCGACAAGGATAACCCGCCCGCGCTCTTGAAGAACGAGCCGTACAAGACGCACCTCGCCTACGTGAAGGAGCGTCGCACGGAAGAGGAGGCGGCGCAGATTCTCGACGAGGCGTTGCAGAAGCTGCGCGAGCGTCGCGGCACGGCGAAGGCCTCGTCTTAG
- the pgl gene encoding 6-phosphogluconolactonase → MSTDRRVLVHPDRTTLAGSVAARFITKMIDLIEDEGEAHVVLTGGSVGIEVLDAIAHSPARDSLDWSALHVWWGDERWLPRGDDERNETQARHALLDHVAIPDENVHPFPASDDGLDLEEAAGRYADELRAHARDGAEHPTFAILFLGVGPDGHIASLFPERPGPLVDDRTVIALDDSPKPPSGRLSLTLPVIRNSERVWLVLAGADKAPALGLALAGANPADVPAAGAQGTKRTVFFVDQDAATDVPESLTTPPSYWTGAMDQQDWMPSEWTPSSPRG, encoded by the coding sequence GTGAGCACCGATCGCCGCGTTCTCGTCCACCCCGACCGCACGACCCTTGCGGGCAGCGTGGCGGCTCGGTTCATCACGAAGATGATCGACCTCATCGAAGACGAGGGCGAGGCCCACGTCGTCTTGACGGGCGGGTCAGTTGGTATCGAGGTGCTGGACGCCATCGCCCACTCCCCCGCCCGCGACAGCCTCGACTGGTCGGCCCTTCACGTTTGGTGGGGCGATGAGCGGTGGCTCCCCCGGGGCGACGACGAGCGCAACGAAACCCAAGCCCGGCACGCGCTCCTCGATCACGTCGCCATCCCCGACGAGAATGTTCACCCGTTCCCGGCGAGCGACGATGGCCTCGACCTGGAGGAGGCGGCGGGCCGATATGCCGACGAGTTGCGTGCGCACGCGCGCGACGGTGCCGAGCATCCGACATTTGCGATCCTGTTCCTCGGCGTCGGGCCTGATGGACACATCGCCTCGCTGTTCCCGGAGCGGCCAGGGCCGCTCGTCGACGACCGCACCGTCATCGCTCTCGACGATTCGCCGAAACCGCCGTCAGGGCGCCTCAGCCTCACCCTGCCGGTGATCCGCAATTCCGAGCGGGTGTGGCTCGTGCTCGCCGGCGCCGACAAAGCCCCCGCTCTCGGTCTCGCTCTCGCGGGGGCGAACCCAGCTGATGTGCCCGCGGCCGGCGCGCAGGGCACCAAGCGCACTGTTTTCTTTGTCGACCAGGACGCGGCGACCGACGTTCCCGAGTCCCTGACGACGCCGCCGAGCTACTGGACGGGCGCAATGGACCAGCAGGACTGGATGCCCTCGGAGTGGACGCCGAGTAGCCCTCGCGGCTGA
- a CDS encoding glucose-6-phosphate dehydrogenase assembly protein OpcA, giving the protein MIIPLPDTTASAVSKALVRIREEAGAVALGRVLTLIIATRIGHEEDAIAAANEASREHPMRIIVVATNGADAESRLDAEIRVGGDAGASEVIILRAHGDTATDQRGLVTGLLLPDAPVVTWWPEECPSAVHHTPLGSLAQRRITDSASNERPLDALRRVADGYQPGDTDFAWTRLTLWRAQLATALDQPPFEPITRVEVSGADDSPSTVLLAAWLQTRLGVPVDVDVADGNPSTGIHRVVLHRDSGPITLDRSEPGIATLTQPGQPTHEIALPRRPLRECLAEELRRLDPDDAFGDVILSGFGALGATTP; this is encoded by the coding sequence ATGATCATCCCCCTGCCCGACACGACCGCGAGTGCCGTCTCAAAGGCGCTCGTGCGCATCCGCGAGGAAGCGGGCGCCGTGGCCCTCGGCCGCGTGCTGACGCTCATCATCGCCACCCGCATCGGCCACGAGGAGGACGCAATCGCGGCCGCCAATGAGGCGTCGCGCGAGCATCCCATGCGCATCATCGTGGTCGCGACCAACGGCGCCGACGCCGAATCGCGTCTCGACGCCGAGATTCGGGTCGGCGGCGACGCCGGTGCCAGCGAAGTCATCATCCTGCGCGCGCACGGCGACACGGCGACAGACCAGCGCGGCCTCGTGACGGGGCTCTTGCTGCCGGACGCCCCCGTCGTCACGTGGTGGCCGGAAGAGTGCCCGAGCGCCGTTCATCACACGCCGCTCGGCTCGTTGGCGCAGCGACGCATCACTGACTCGGCGTCGAACGAACGACCACTGGATGCGCTTCGTCGCGTCGCCGACGGCTACCAGCCCGGCGACACCGACTTTGCGTGGACGCGCCTCACCCTCTGGCGTGCCCAGCTCGCTACCGCCCTCGACCAACCCCCGTTCGAGCCCATCACCCGTGTTGAGGTGTCGGGAGCCGATGACTCGCCCTCGACCGTGCTCCTCGCTGCCTGGCTGCAGACTCGGCTCGGTGTGCCGGTCGACGTCGACGTCGCCGACGGCAACCCCTCGACCGGCATCCATCGCGTTGTCTTGCACCGTGACAGCGGTCCGATCACGCTCGACCGGAGCGAGCCCGGCATCGCCACCCTCACACAGCCGGGTCAGCCGACACATGAGATTGCCCTCCCCAGAAGGCCGCTTCGGGAATGCCTCGCGGAAGAATTGCGTAGGCTCGACCCCGACGACGCCTTCGGCGACGTGATCCTCAGCGGCTTCGGCGCGCTGGGGGCGACGACGCCCTAG